From Deinococcus aquaticus, one genomic window encodes:
- a CDS encoding NYN domain-containing protein, which yields MQYIVHRPRVGVFIDTQNLYHSARDLLERTVNFETILNVATHERELVHAISYTVERENEATARPFIYKLSTLGFKVRRMNLTLHHVTDGGKAIYEGNWDMGIVADMVRMMDSMDIIVLGSGDGDYTDIVEVLQERGKRVEVIAFREHTAQKLIDAADRFTHLPDIEGGLMPARTPKASKTEE from the coding sequence ATGCAGTACATCGTCCACCGTCCGCGCGTCGGGGTGTTTATCGACACCCAGAACCTCTACCACTCGGCCCGCGATCTGCTGGAACGCACCGTGAACTTCGAGACGATCCTGAACGTCGCCACGCACGAACGCGAACTCGTGCACGCCATCAGTTACACCGTGGAACGCGAGAACGAGGCGACCGCCCGCCCGTTCATCTACAAACTGTCCACGCTGGGCTTCAAGGTGCGGCGCATGAACCTCACGCTGCACCACGTTACCGACGGCGGCAAGGCCATCTACGAGGGCAACTGGGACATGGGCATCGTGGCCGACATGGTCCGCATGATGGACTCCATGGACATCATCGTGCTGGGCAGCGGCGACGGCGACTACACCGACATCGTCGAAGTGCTTCAGGAGCGCGGCAAGCGCGTGGAAGTCATCGCGTTCCGCGAGCACACCGCGCAGAAACTCATCGACGCCGCCGACCGCTTCACGCACCTGCCCGACATCGAGGGCGGCCTGATGCCCGCGCGCACGCCGAAGGCCAGCAAGACCGAGGAGTAA
- a CDS encoding aminopeptidase, whose amino-acid sequence MTSDTVGTGAGTGLERARAAYEAVRAQGLKLNMQRGQPADADFDLSNGLLGALGENETHMDGLDLRNYPGGVAGLPSARALFGAYLDLKPENMIVWNNASLELQGYVLTFALLHGLRGGTPWAGQSPKMIVTVPGYDRHFLLLETLGFELLTVDMQPDGPDVDAIERLAAADPSVKGVLFVPTYSNPGGETISAEKARRLTSLKAAAPDFTVFADDAYRVHHLSPDPAAQDTPVNLVTLSRDGGFPDRAFVFASTSKVTFAGAGLGFLGSSEDNVKWLSKYLNAQSIGPNKVEQARHVKFLRGYPGGLEGLMAAHAALIEPKFRAVNEVLSEELGADSAFATWKNPRGGYFISLDTAEPVADRVVALADAVGVSLTPAGATYPGGKDPHNSNIRLAPTRPPVEEVYVAMRAVAACVRLATEEYRARD is encoded by the coding sequence ATGACGAGCGACACGGTGGGAACAGGAGCGGGAACGGGACTGGAACGGGCGCGCGCGGCCTACGAGGCGGTGCGGGCGCAGGGCCTGAAACTGAACATGCAGCGCGGGCAGCCCGCCGACGCGGACTTCGACCTGAGTAACGGCCTGCTGGGCGCGCTGGGCGAGAATGAGACGCACATGGACGGCCTGGACCTGCGCAACTACCCGGGTGGCGTGGCGGGCCTGCCGTCCGCGCGGGCGCTGTTCGGGGCGTACCTGGACCTGAAGCCCGAGAACATGATCGTGTGGAACAACGCCAGCCTGGAACTCCAGGGGTACGTGCTGACGTTCGCGCTGCTGCACGGCCTGCGCGGCGGGACGCCCTGGGCGGGTCAGTCGCCGAAGATGATCGTCACGGTGCCCGGCTACGACCGGCACTTCCTGCTGCTGGAAACGCTGGGGTTCGAGCTGCTGACCGTGGACATGCAGCCCGACGGGCCGGACGTGGACGCCATCGAGCGGCTCGCGGCGGCCGACCCGTCCGTGAAGGGTGTACTGTTCGTGCCGACGTATTCGAACCCGGGCGGCGAGACCATCAGCGCCGAGAAGGCCCGCCGCCTGACCTCGCTGAAGGCGGCCGCGCCGGACTTCACAGTCTTCGCGGACGACGCGTACCGCGTGCATCACCTGTCGCCGGACCCGGCGGCGCAGGACACGCCGGTGAACCTCGTGACGCTGTCCCGTGACGGGGGCTTCCCGGACCGGGCGTTCGTGTTCGCCAGCACCAGCAAGGTCACGTTCGCCGGGGCGGGCCTGGGCTTCCTGGGCAGCAGCGAGGACAACGTGAAGTGGCTCTCGAAGTACCTGAACGCGCAGAGCATCGGCCCGAACAAGGTCGAGCAGGCGCGGCACGTCAAGTTCCTGCGCGGTTACCCGGGCGGGCTGGAGGGCCTGATGGCGGCGCACGCGGCGCTGATCGAACCGAAGTTCCGCGCGGTGAACGAGGTCCTGAGCGAGGAACTCGGCGCGGACAGCGCGTTCGCCACCTGGAAGAATCCGCGCGGCGGGTACTTCATCAGCCTCGATACGGCCGAGCCGGTCGCGGACCGCGTGGTCGCCCTGGCCGACGCGGTGGGTGTGAGCCTGACCCCGGCGGGAGCCACGTACCCCGGCGGGAAGGACCCGCACAACAGCAACATCCGCCTCGCGCCGACCCGCCCGCCGGTCGAGGAGGTCTACGTGGCGATGCGCGCCGTGGCCGCCTGCGTGCGTCTGGCGACCGAGGAGTACCGCGCGCGCGACTGA
- a CDS encoding FKBP-type peptidyl-prolyl cis-trans isomerase, with the protein MTADGMTDGLKVEKYFEGGGAPAQAGKMVRVHYTGTLENGQKFDSSRDRGEPIEFPLGVGYVIQGWDQGIAQLNVGDKAKLTIPASLGYGAAGVPGVIPGGATLIFDVELVDVR; encoded by the coding sequence ATGACTGCTGACGGCATGACGGACGGTTTGAAAGTCGAGAAGTACTTCGAGGGCGGCGGCGCGCCGGCCCAGGCGGGCAAGATGGTGCGCGTGCACTACACCGGTACGCTGGAGAACGGGCAGAAGTTCGATTCCAGCCGTGACCGTGGCGAGCCCATCGAGTTCCCGCTGGGTGTGGGGTACGTCATTCAGGGCTGGGATCAGGGCATCGCGCAGCTGAACGTGGGCGACAAGGCCAAACTGACCATTCCGGCCAGCCTGGGCTACGGCGCGGCGGGCGTTCCCGGCGTGATTCCCGGCGGCGCGACCCTGATCTTCGACGTCGAACTGGTGGACGTCCGCTGA
- a CDS encoding GNAT family N-acetyltransferase: MSENTPLPSAQETRADLSFRDLSFQDLGTAGYAALLTLAHPEKPTDAVSLERLAAGRLPGEHHSQRGAFLDGALVGAVQTGVPGMDNHDGWLDLTVTLHPEYRRSALADSLVEYGLDMLRAAGARVAVTRLREGWWETGHLLRRGWAEHDRMWMNTLDLRTLDFAAFADEEARALASGVRVVSLADLTAPGADPWDTQPHEHYDLIRALLTDVPSATPVQVWPFEVWRMRMPQRELDPRGLMIAVAPDGTWVGTSQLAQVLTAQPGHLHNGLTGVRREWRGHGLGLALKLAAARAALARGFTHSHTGNHTGNAPMLAINDRLGFTREAATVTLKRAVEGGQ, from the coding sequence ATGAGCGAGAACACCCCGCTGCCCTCCGCGCAGGAAACCCGCGCCGACCTGTCATTCCGGGATCTGTCGTTCCAGGATCTGGGCACCGCCGGGTACGCGGCCCTGCTGACGCTGGCACACCCGGAGAAACCCACGGACGCCGTGAGCCTGGAGCGGCTGGCGGCGGGACGACTGCCGGGCGAGCATCACTCGCAGCGCGGGGCGTTCCTGGACGGCGCACTGGTCGGGGCGGTGCAGACGGGCGTGCCGGGCATGGATAACCACGACGGGTGGCTGGACCTGACGGTCACGCTGCACCCGGAGTACCGCCGCTCCGCGCTGGCCGACTCACTGGTCGAGTACGGCCTGGACATGCTGCGCGCGGCGGGCGCGCGGGTGGCCGTCACGCGCCTGCGGGAGGGCTGGTGGGAGACCGGGCACCTGCTACGGCGCGGCTGGGCGGAACACGACCGCATGTGGATGAACACCCTGGACCTGCGCACCCTGGACTTCGCGGCGTTCGCGGACGAGGAGGCCCGCGCCCTGGCGAGCGGCGTGCGCGTCGTGTCGCTGGCCGACCTGACCGCCCCCGGCGCGGACCCCTGGGACACGCAGCCGCACGAGCACTACGACCTGATCCGCGCCCTGTTGACCGACGTGCCCAGCGCGACACCCGTGCAGGTCTGGCCGTTCGAGGTCTGGCGGATGCGGATGCCGCAGCGCGAACTGGACCCGCGCGGCCTGATGATTGCCGTCGCCCCGGACGGCACGTGGGTGGGCACCAGTCAGCTGGCGCAGGTGCTGACCGCCCAGCCGGGCCACCTGCACAACGGCCTGACCGGCGTGCGCCGCGAGTGGCGCGGCCACGGCCTTGGCCTCGCCCTGAAACTCGCGGCGGCCCGCGCGGCCCTGGCACGCGGCTTCACGCACTCGCACACCGGCAACCACACCGGGAACGCGCCCATGCTGGCCATCAACGACCGCCTGGGCTTCACGCGCGAGGCGGCGACCGTCACCCTGAAGCGGGCCGTGGAGGGTGGTCAGTAG
- a CDS encoding 16S rRNA (uracil(1498)-N(3))-methyltransferase, whose amino-acid sequence MSPDQPHADQPSANQPRADLPRHRVRVPALSAVMTLGPGEARHLHVLRLRAGDALRVFDGQGAEALATLTELEEVRATLHLGEAIETHLETPYPVTLAVALLKGDKLSDVVRAATELGVSAVQLTVTARADAREIGAQKLERLNRVAQEAAKQSRRSVIPPVLAPIPLAGVPLAGQVFVAQPGSNTRLTDVLDWSAPVTLITGPEGGLTDAEVARLVAGGAHAVTLGPRILRAETAPVALLGAIAALGL is encoded by the coding sequence ATGAGCCCCGACCAACCCCATGCCGACCAGCCCAGCGCCAATCAGCCCCGTGCCGATCTGCCCCGCCACCGGGTGCGGGTCCCGGCCCTCTCGGCGGTCATGACGCTGGGGCCGGGCGAGGCGCGGCACCTGCACGTCCTGCGCCTGCGGGCCGGGGACGCCCTGCGCGTGTTCGACGGTCAGGGCGCCGAGGCGCTGGCCACCCTCACCGAGCTGGAGGAAGTGCGGGCCACGCTGCACCTGGGCGAGGCCATCGAGACGCACCTGGAAACGCCATACCCGGTCACGCTGGCCGTGGCCCTCCTGAAGGGCGACAAGCTGAGCGACGTGGTGCGCGCCGCCACGGAACTCGGCGTGAGTGCCGTGCAGCTGACCGTCACGGCCCGCGCGGACGCCCGCGAGATCGGCGCGCAGAAACTCGAACGCCTGAACCGCGTGGCGCAGGAGGCCGCCAAGCAGTCGCGCCGCAGCGTGATTCCACCCGTGCTGGCCCCCATTCCGCTGGCGGGCGTGCCGCTGGCCGGGCAGGTGTTCGTCGCGCAGCCCGGTTCGAACACCCGCCTGACCGACGTGCTCGACTGGTCGGCGCCCGTGACCCTGATCACCGGCCCGGAAGGCGGCCTGACCGACGCCGAGGTCGCGCGGCTGGTGGCGGGCGGCGCGCACGCGGTGACGCTGGGGCCGCGCATCCTGCGGGCCGAAACGGCCCCGGTCGCGCTGCTGGGCGCCATCGCCGCACTGGGGTTGTAG
- the recO gene encoding DNA repair protein RecO, translating into MRSRTANRSGIVIRRRVTPAGDILLSLLTPQGKLKAVARGGVRGPLASRLNLFHHVHVQVYQGPQNDLASVQQAVLEGALPTLAQPERYAFAHLMAEFADALFQEGEFSEQAFELFAGALRGVAHQPDPEWVALVMSYKLLALAGFIPQTAHCARCRAPEPAHPDPLGGQLLCRDCAALPPYPPDALEFLRGVARRTVRASMDAPLPPAQRPALWRALERFVTVQIGNVQSWRQLVPYVQAAPTP; encoded by the coding sequence TTGAGGTCCCGCACCGCCAACCGCAGCGGCATCGTCATCCGCCGCCGCGTGACGCCCGCCGGGGATATCCTGCTCTCGCTGCTGACCCCGCAGGGCAAACTGAAAGCCGTGGCGCGCGGCGGGGTGCGCGGCCCGCTCGCCAGCCGCCTGAACCTGTTCCACCACGTGCACGTGCAGGTGTACCAGGGGCCGCAGAACGACCTTGCCAGCGTGCAGCAGGCCGTGTTGGAGGGCGCGCTGCCCACCCTGGCGCAGCCGGAACGCTACGCCTTCGCGCACCTGATGGCCGAATTCGCCGACGCGCTGTTCCAGGAAGGCGAGTTCAGCGAGCAGGCCTTCGAGCTGTTCGCGGGTGCGCTGCGCGGCGTGGCGCACCAGCCGGACCCGGAATGGGTGGCGCTGGTCATGAGTTACAAACTGCTGGCCCTGGCCGGATTCATCCCGCAGACCGCGCACTGCGCCCGCTGCCGCGCGCCCGAACCGGCGCACCCGGACCCGCTGGGCGGGCAACTGCTGTGCCGTGACTGCGCCGCGCTGCCCCCCTACCCGCCCGACGCGCTGGAGTTTCTGCGGGGCGTGGCCCGCCGCACCGTGCGCGCCAGCATGGACGCTCCACTGCCACCCGCGCAGCGGCCCGCGCTGTGGCGGGCGCTGGAACGCTTCGTGACCGTGCAGATCGGGAACGTGCAGTCCTGGCGGCAACTCGTGCCGTACGTGCAGGCGGCGCCCACGCCGTAA
- a CDS encoding MarR family winged helix-turn-helix transcriptional regulator, which yields MPNRYAGSPEDRAALDAYVKLWRASHAVEVASNRHLAAHNLTISQFGVIEALYHLGPLSQRELAEKILRSSGNLTMVIDNLERDGLVRRDRDEVDRRIMRVSLTPDGEALIGRVLPTHVSGIREVFSVLTGEERAQLTLLSKKLGLGLREREEAGPVTTGRRRSARGSA from the coding sequence ATGCCGAATCGTTACGCTGGCTCACCCGAGGACCGAGCGGCGTTGGACGCCTACGTGAAGCTGTGGCGCGCGTCTCATGCCGTGGAAGTCGCTTCAAACCGGCATCTGGCCGCGCACAACCTGACCATCAGCCAGTTCGGGGTGATCGAGGCGCTGTACCACCTGGGGCCCCTGAGCCAGCGGGAACTGGCCGAGAAGATCCTGCGGTCCAGTGGGAACCTGACCATGGTGATTGACAACCTGGAACGCGACGGTCTGGTACGTCGCGACCGGGACGAGGTGGACCGCCGCATCATGCGGGTGTCGCTGACCCCGGACGGCGAGGCGCTGATCGGGCGGGTGCTGCCGACGCACGTGTCGGGTATCCGCGAGGTGTTCTCAGTCCTGACGGGCGAGGAGCGCGCTCAGCTGACCCTGCTCTCCAAGAAGCTGGGGCTGGGACTGCGGGAGCGGGAGGAGGCGGGACCAGTCACGACGGGCCGCCGCCGGAGCGCACGCGGCAGCGCCTGA
- a CDS encoding VOC family protein codes for MTSFSPAPGTSPVQGLHHLTVMASDPQRNVDFYTQVLGQRLVKVTVNFDDPGTYHLYYGDQTGQPGTIMTHFPWPGAQRGVRGNGEVVALAYSVPAASQAYWQARLAQHGLNATASTRFGQPVLTFEDPDGTWIELAFDDGVPVQPWPASPVPADHELRGFHSVTAWVRDTDAVRQLLVGQLGFTEVGTEADPQGARTRFRGSGDGVGLFVDVVERPGQPRGTFGAGSVHHVALRTRDDAEQEAYMASLNAAGYRPTPVQDRQYFHSIYFREPNGVLFEIATDAPGFPDDEAVEELGRHLKLPAWFEPQRAQIEAHVPRILNREYGVTIGSRNLNGQTAPAEPEADGHGVQVLTAGRPLTDARVAMVLLHGRGGTAADILSLEGQFNLSAFTYLAPQADGNTWYPQSFLAPLAQNQPYLDRALATIDAVMSELAAQDIPASRVVLGGFSQGACLALEYASRTSERLGGVIAFSGGLITLDQTGDLSGTPVFMGVDPRDGHIPLSRFEETATNLRARGADVDARVIPGLGHTINADELNAARALMNRVASALS; via the coding sequence ATGACCTCCTTCTCCCCCGCTCCCGGCACCAGCCCCGTCCAGGGCCTGCACCACCTGACTGTCATGGCCAGCGACCCCCAGCGCAACGTGGACTTTTACACGCAGGTACTCGGGCAGCGGCTGGTGAAGGTCACCGTGAACTTCGACGACCCCGGCACGTACCACCTCTACTACGGCGACCAGACCGGGCAGCCCGGCACGATCATGACCCACTTCCCCTGGCCCGGCGCGCAGCGCGGCGTGCGCGGCAACGGCGAGGTCGTCGCCCTGGCCTACTCGGTCCCGGCCGCCAGCCAAGCCTACTGGCAGGCCCGCCTCGCGCAGCACGGCCTGAACGCCACTGCCAGCACCCGCTTCGGGCAGCCGGTCCTGACCTTCGAGGACCCGGACGGTACCTGGATCGAACTGGCCTTCGACGACGGCGTGCCGGTGCAGCCCTGGCCCGCCTCGCCCGTCCCGGCCGACCATGAACTGCGCGGCTTTCACTCCGTGACTGCCTGGGTGCGCGACACGGACGCCGTGCGTCAGCTGCTGGTCGGGCAACTGGGCTTCACGGAAGTCGGCACGGAAGCCGACCCGCAGGGTGCCCGCACCCGCTTCCGGGGCAGCGGCGACGGCGTGGGCCTGTTCGTGGACGTCGTGGAACGGCCGGGCCAGCCGCGCGGCACGTTCGGCGCGGGCAGCGTGCACCACGTGGCCCTGCGCACCCGCGACGACGCCGAGCAGGAAGCGTACATGGCGTCCCTGAACGCCGCCGGGTACCGCCCCACCCCCGTGCAGGACCGCCAGTACTTCCATTCCATCTACTTCCGCGAACCGAACGGCGTGCTGTTCGAGATCGCCACCGACGCCCCCGGCTTCCCCGACGACGAAGCGGTCGAGGAACTCGGGCGGCACCTGAAACTCCCGGCGTGGTTCGAACCGCAGCGCGCGCAGATCGAGGCGCACGTGCCCCGCATCCTGAACCGCGAGTACGGCGTCACCATCGGCAGCCGCAACCTGAACGGCCAGACTGCGCCGGCCGAACCCGAAGCGGACGGACACGGCGTGCAGGTCCTGACCGCCGGACGCCCCCTGACGGACGCGCGGGTCGCCATGGTCCTGCTGCACGGACGCGGCGGCACGGCGGCCGACATCCTGAGCCTGGAAGGTCAATTCAACCTGAGCGCGTTCACGTACCTCGCGCCGCAGGCCGACGGGAACACCTGGTACCCGCAGTCGTTCCTGGCCCCGCTGGCACAGAACCAGCCGTACCTGGACCGCGCCCTGGCCACCATTGACGCCGTGATGAGCGAACTGGCCGCGCAGGACATCCCGGCCAGCCGCGTGGTGCTGGGCGGCTTCAGCCAGGGCGCGTGCCTGGCGCTGGAGTACGCCAGCCGCACGTCCGAGCGTCTGGGCGGCGTGATCGCCTTCAGCGGCGGCCTGATCACCCTCGACCAGACCGGCGACCTGAGCGGCACTCCCGTGTTCATGGGCGTGGACCCCCGCGACGGCCACATTCCCCTCTCCCGCTTCGAGGAAACGGCCACGAACCTCCGCGCGCGCGGCGCGGACGTGGACGCCCGCGTGATTCCCGGCCTGGGCCACACCATCAACGCGGACGAACTGAACGCCGCCCGCGCCCTGATGAACCGCGTCGCCAGCGCACTGAGTTGA
- a CDS encoding DUF2259 domain-containing protein, with amino-acid sequence MRRLPAGPRSSLLIPFTLWAALGGGAHANERLPITEVRFSASGDRVMAVMNGEQDGSGFGTARLDVLSTRLGQTLLGRTRTVQDGTAAQARTALLTTPPVPAFLRAAGLTGRPASVPRYRRPYPAPYPRWEDAVTAGRTQTTPVRLWTVPVPVRLNVYAVNAPCPYPDMLPPGTRPAGFSLRVNGQVVHTDPLTPAGPATHPLNCAAGYTVERVDVQGNRVLVTLRALIPGFEGPDAVPIYVAATLK; translated from the coding sequence ATGCGACGACTGCCTGCCGGCCCGCGTTCCAGCCTGCTGATCCCGTTCACGCTGTGGGCGGCCCTGGGCGGCGGCGCGCACGCCAACGAGCGTCTGCCCATCACCGAGGTTCGCTTCAGCGCCAGTGGCGACCGAGTCATGGCTGTCATGAACGGCGAGCAGGACGGCAGCGGCTTCGGAACCGCCCGCCTGGACGTCCTCTCTACCCGTCTCGGGCAGACCCTGCTGGGCCGCACCCGGACCGTGCAGGACGGCACGGCCGCGCAGGCCCGCACCGCTCTGCTGACCACGCCACCCGTCCCGGCGTTCCTGCGCGCCGCCGGACTGACCGGCCGCCCCGCCAGCGTGCCCCGCTACCGGCGCCCGTACCCGGCCCCGTACCCCCGCTGGGAGGACGCCGTGACCGCCGGGCGCACCCAGACCACGCCCGTGCGCCTCTGGACCGTGCCGGTGCCCGTGCGCCTGAACGTGTACGCCGTGAACGCCCCCTGCCCGTACCCGGACATGCTGCCGCCCGGCACCCGCCCCGCCGGGTTCAGCCTCCGCGTGAACGGACAGGTCGTTCATACCGATCCTCTCACGCCCGCCGGGCCCGCCACGCACCCGCTGAACTGCGCCGCCGGGTACACCGTCGAACGCGTGGACGTGCAGGGCAACCGCGTGCTGGTCACCCTGCGCGCCCTGATCCCGGGCTTCGAGGGACCGGACGCCGTGCCCATCTACGTGGCCGCCACCCTCAAGTAG
- the lepB gene encoding signal peptidase I has protein sequence MSPRDPAPTRPMVPPPPGAGAWRRWILGGLLPVYLLSTFGGTLARVDGDSMNGTLESGDVLLLLKYPRWLRAWGLPTPYPRRGDLLIFKAPASSPYAFETLYGLRHRPYNVKRVLALAGDRVAIRDGQLILNGRAAAESYASEGFVADQPELTVPPGKVWVMGDNRRLGSSLDSRAYGPVDLRDAAGPADLRLWPRPGLIPR, from the coding sequence GTGAGCCCACGTGACCCCGCCCCGACCCGCCCAATGGTCCCGCCGCCACCCGGCGCGGGTGCGTGGCGGCGCTGGATTCTGGGCGGCCTGCTCCCGGTGTACCTGCTGAGCACCTTCGGCGGCACCCTGGCCCGCGTGGACGGCGACTCCATGAACGGCACCCTGGAATCCGGCGACGTACTGCTGCTGCTCAAATACCCGCGCTGGCTGCGCGCCTGGGGACTGCCCACCCCGTACCCGCGCCGGGGCGACCTGCTGATCTTCAAGGCCCCGGCCAGCAGCCCCTACGCCTTCGAAACGCTGTACGGCCTGCGTCACCGGCCGTACAACGTCAAGCGTGTACTGGCCCTTGCCGGAGACCGCGTGGCCATCCGGGACGGGCAACTGATCCTGAACGGCCGCGCAGCCGCGGAATCGTACGCCAGCGAGGGTTTCGTGGCCGACCAGCCGGAACTGACCGTCCCGCCCGGCAAGGTCTGGGTCATGGGCGACAACCGCCGCCTGGGGAGCAGCCTCGACAGCCGCGCCTACGGCCCGGTCGACCTGCGTGACGCCGCCGGCCCCGCCGACCTGCGCCTGTGGCCCCGACCCGGCCTGATTCCCCGCTGA
- the queA gene encoding tRNA preQ1(34) S-adenosylmethionine ribosyltransferase-isomerase QueA, whose translation MSPVTTLSAEQAAHADATLARLNFDLPPERIAQTGAEPRDASRLMVAGQTVTHHVFRDLPGLLRPGDLLVFNESRVIPARVMARKPVDAAGHGGGQVEVLLLREEDLPDLSAEHGPHLWSAYLKPARRAGNELWLGDGEHRQRARVVGQLEDGARILAFDHDIKPHLDDIGRLPLPPYIDPGGSDDTWRERYQTVYARAPGSVAAPTAGLHFTPDLLSALDAAGVERTTVTLHVGAGTFKPVTGPVAEHTMHAERYSVTPDAAQAINRARASGRRVIAVGTTTVRTLESAWDGTQVRSGEGDTRIFITPGTPVNVPDLLITNLHLPGSTLLLLVAAFAGEDRIQAAYDAALHGEYRFYSLGDAMLLTNTRGTQQAGSGTR comes from the coding sequence ATGTCGCCCGTCACCACCCTGAGCGCCGAGCAGGCCGCGCACGCCGACGCGACCCTGGCCCGCCTGAACTTCGACCTGCCGCCCGAACGCATCGCGCAGACCGGCGCGGAACCCCGCGACGCCTCCCGACTGATGGTCGCGGGGCAGACCGTCACGCACCACGTGTTCCGGGACCTGCCGGGCCTGCTGCGCCCCGGCGACCTGCTGGTGTTCAACGAGAGCCGCGTCATCCCGGCGCGCGTCATGGCCCGCAAACCCGTGGACGCCGCCGGACATGGAGGCGGGCAGGTGGAAGTCCTGCTGCTGCGCGAGGAGGACCTCCCGGACCTGAGTGCCGAACACGGCCCGCACCTGTGGAGCGCGTACCTGAAACCCGCCCGCCGCGCCGGCAACGAACTGTGGCTGGGTGACGGCGAGCACCGCCAGCGCGCCCGCGTGGTCGGACAACTGGAGGACGGCGCCCGTATCCTGGCCTTCGACCACGACATCAAACCCCACCTGGACGACATCGGCCGCCTGCCGCTCCCGCCGTACATCGACCCCGGCGGCAGCGACGACACGTGGCGTGAACGCTACCAGACCGTGTACGCCCGCGCGCCCGGTAGCGTGGCCGCCCCCACCGCCGGACTGCACTTCACGCCGGACCTGCTCTCGGCACTGGACGCCGCCGGGGTGGAACGCACCACCGTCACCCTGCACGTCGGGGCCGGGACCTTCAAACCCGTCACCGGCCCCGTCGCCGAGCACACCATGCACGCCGAACGGTACTCGGTAACGCCGGACGCGGCGCAGGCTATCAACCGCGCCCGCGCCTCCGGACGGCGCGTCATCGCGGTCGGCACCACCACCGTCCGCACCCTGGAAAGCGCCTGGGACGGCACGCAGGTCCGCTCGGGCGAGGGCGACACCCGCATCTTCATCACGCCCGGCACGCCCGTGAACGTCCCGGACCTGCTGATCACCAACCTGCATCTGCCCGGCAGCACCCTGCTGCTGCTCGTGGCGGCCTTCGCCGGAGAGGACCGCATTCAGGCCGCCTACGACGCCGCCCTGCACGGTGAGTACCGCTTCTACTCGCTGGGCGACGCCATGCTGCTCACGAACACGCGCGGGACGCAGCAGGCGGGCAGCGGGACGCGCTGA